A genomic region of Papaver somniferum cultivar HN1 chromosome 7, ASM357369v1, whole genome shotgun sequence contains the following coding sequences:
- the LOC113297664 gene encoding RNA-binding protein 24-B-like, translating into MSSQQQRQFGIMVGGNINSNNVGLIDTTYTKIFVGGLAWETQRDTMRRYFEQFGEIQEAVVITDKNTGRSKGYGFVTFKDPDSAVRACQDPSPVIDGRRANCNLACLGAQRPHPLTASQHGLGRFRPGHGSVVTAPTYEGSSASTYFNQPSPYTFPYSTYGYSGYSQENMYQMNYYNVYGGQQIPAAAYYAAGGAASGTPGIVPNFYPFYMQNGQAQGLRVQYPQWVQYPYISQPYTPAVLPMPTPVSPVTTITGVTLTTEGSVGTRTITIKDPGSARTEQSST; encoded by the exons ATGTCTTCACAACAACAGAGACAGTTCGGTATAATGGTGGGAGGGAATATTAATAGTAACAATGTGGGATTGATTGATACAACatatacaaaaatatttgttGGAGGATTAGCTTGGGAAACTCAGAGAGATACTATGAGACGTTACTTTGAACAGTTTGGAGAGATTCAAGAAGCTGTTGTGATAACTGATAAGAATACTGGAAGATCTAAAGGATATGGATTT GTGACATTCAAGGATCCAGATTCAGCTGTGAGAGCTTGTCAAGATCCATCTCCTGTAATTGATGGAAGAAGAGCTAATTGTAATCTTGCCTGTCTCGGAGCTCAGAGGCCTCACCCTTTGACTGCTTCTCAACATG GTTTGGGAAGGTTTAGACCAGGACATGGATCAGTAGTTACTGCACCAACTTATGAAGGATCTTCTGCCTCTACATATTTCAATCAACCTTCTCCGTACACATTTCCATATTCAACTTATGG GTATTCCGGTTATTCTCAAGAAAATATGTATCAGATG AATTACTACAATGTATATGGAGGGCAACAAATTCCAGCTGCTGCTTACTATGCGGCTGGAGGGGCAGCGTCTGGAACTCCTGGGATTGTCCCCAACTTCTACCCATTCTATATGCAAAATGGTCAAGCTCAAGGTCTCAGAGTTCAATATCCTCAATGGGTTCAATATCCATATATATCTCAACCTTATACGCCTGCAGTACTTCCAATGCCTACTCCAGTTTCCCCCGTAACCACCATTACAG GTGTGACTTTAACTACAGAAGGTTCTGTGGGTACAAGAACGATCACGATAAAAGACCCGGGATCGGCTAGAACTGAACAGAGTTCAACTTAG